The following coding sequences lie in one Candidatus Methylomirabilota bacterium genomic window:
- a CDS encoding sugar ABC transporter permease, translating to MVDRPEWLGPLMIGPAVLYIVLLVGLPFFLALYYSLTDITAGSRTLGFVGLRHFTDIIGTTKFQTALKNTFIFAVGSQVVVIVLASILALAMQRDFRGKWLVRFLILLPWVAPISLGTIGWLWIFDSVYSVINWTLEALGLITQDTWPMWLGKPYLAMISVVGVHVWRLLPLATVILLAGLSSIPQDIHDAAQVDGASFWRHLVQITLPLIRPIMLVATLFGVVFAFTDMIVIFVLTRGGPYDTTQVLATLAFFTGIQGGDLGEGAAIAVFLFPLLLAVAVVFLRVARRSEVV from the coding sequence CTGGTGGATCGGCCCGAGTGGCTCGGTCCCCTCATGATCGGGCCGGCGGTCCTCTACATCGTCCTGCTCGTGGGTCTCCCCTTCTTCCTGGCGCTCTACTACTCGCTCACCGACATCACCGCGGGCTCCCGCACACTCGGGTTCGTGGGGTTGCGGCACTTCACCGATATCATCGGGACGACCAAGTTCCAGACCGCCCTCAAGAACACGTTCATCTTCGCGGTGGGCTCTCAGGTCGTGGTGATCGTCCTCGCCAGCATCCTGGCCCTGGCGATGCAGAGGGACTTCAGAGGGAAGTGGCTGGTCCGGTTCCTCATCCTGTTGCCGTGGGTGGCGCCCATCTCGCTCGGCACGATCGGCTGGCTCTGGATCTTCGACTCCGTGTACAGCGTGATCAACTGGACGCTGGAAGCGCTGGGCCTCATCACCCAGGACACCTGGCCCATGTGGCTCGGAAAGCCCTACCTGGCCATGATCTCGGTCGTCGGCGTCCACGTCTGGCGCCTGCTGCCGCTGGCCACCGTAATTTTATTAGCCGGGCTCAGCTCCATCCCCCAGGACATCCACGACGCCGCCCAGGTGGACGGCGCCAGCTTCTGGCGGCACCTCGTCCAGATCACGCTGCCGCTGATCCGGCCCATCATGCTCGTGGCGACGCTCTTCGGCGTGGTCTTCGCGTTCACGGACATGATCGTGATCTTCGTGCTCACGCGCGGCGGGCCCTACGATACGACGCAGGTCCTCGCCACCCTGGCCTTCTTCACCGGCATCCAGGGCGGCGATCTGGGCGAGGGGGCCGCCATCGCGGTGTTCCTCTTCCCGCTCCTCCTGGCCGTGGCCGTCGTGTTCCTGCGCGTGGCGCGACGGTCCGAGGTGGTCTGA
- a CDS encoding MaoC/PaaZ C-terminal domain-containing protein: MADLRRYFDDIQQGEEYESPGRTVTETDIVIFAGLSGDYNVLHTDAEFMKRSIFGERIAHGLLGLAMQAGLFTRATQAYATLAFVGLRWKFKGPIKIGDTITLHAKVIAKKETAKPDRGLITLQRMVLNQRGEVVQEGETDLIVERRP, from the coding sequence ATGGCCGACCTGCGACGGTACTTCGACGACATCCAGCAGGGGGAGGAGTACGAGTCGCCGGGCCGGACGGTCACCGAGACCGACATCGTCATCTTCGCGGGGCTCTCCGGCGACTACAACGTGCTGCACACCGACGCCGAGTTCATGAAGCGGTCGATCTTCGGCGAGCGGATCGCGCACGGGCTCCTCGGGCTCGCCATGCAGGCGGGGCTCTTCACCCGCGCGACCCAGGCGTACGCGACGCTCGCGTTCGTGGGGCTCCGCTGGAAGTTCAAGGGGCCCATCAAGATCGGCGACACGATCACGCTGCACGCGAAGGTGATCGCGAAGAAGGAGACCGCCAAGCCCGACCGCGGCCTGATCACCCTCCAGCGGATGGTGCTGAACCAGCGGGGGGAGGTCGTGCAAGAGGGCGAGACCGACCTGATCGTGGAGCGCCGTCCGTGA
- the ilvD gene encoding dihydroxy-acid dehydratase, giving the protein MTFDPRHKSRTLLDGADRAAARSYFKAVGFTDEDLKRPLVGVAHCWIEITPCNWNHRKLAEKVKEGVRAAGGTPIEFNTISVTDGIAMGTEGMKASLISREAVADSVELVVRGHLLDGFVGISGCDKTIPAMVMAMGRLDLPSLMLYGGSILYGEHKGRRLTVQDVFEAIGAFNAGKIDARELNAIENRACPGAGACGGQFTANTMATAFEMLGVSPMGFNGVPAVDPRKEEIAFEAGKLVMELLGKGVRPRQIITKKALYNAIAGVMATGGSTNAVLHLLAVAREAGVRLTIDEFDKVSRKTPLLADLKPWGGYTAPEMYEAGGMGVVAKRLLDAGLLHADELTVTGRTIGDEARAARETPGQKVIRPLSNPIARHGGLAILRGNLAPDGCVAKLAGHAEQLFRGKARVFDREEDAFVAVKAGRVKAGDFVVIRYEGPKGGPGMREMLQVTGAIQGAGLGGSVALLTDGRFSGASHGFMVGHVAPEAAVGGPIAAVKNGDAIVLDVKRRRLDVQLSAAELKKRLRAVRRPKPRYTWGAMAKYARLVSSASDGAITG; this is encoded by the coding sequence ATGACGTTCGATCCACGGCACAAGAGCCGCACCCTGCTCGACGGCGCCGACCGTGCGGCGGCGCGCTCGTACTTCAAAGCGGTCGGCTTCACCGACGAGGACCTCAAGCGCCCGCTCGTCGGCGTGGCGCACTGCTGGATCGAGATCACGCCGTGCAACTGGAACCATCGGAAGCTCGCCGAGAAGGTGAAGGAGGGCGTCCGGGCCGCGGGCGGCACGCCGATCGAGTTCAACACGATCTCCGTCACCGACGGGATCGCCATGGGCACCGAGGGGATGAAAGCGTCCCTCATCAGCCGCGAGGCCGTCGCCGACTCGGTCGAGCTCGTCGTGCGTGGCCATCTGCTCGACGGCTTCGTCGGCATCTCGGGCTGCGACAAGACCATCCCCGCGATGGTCATGGCGATGGGGCGGCTCGACCTGCCGAGCCTCATGCTCTACGGCGGCTCGATCCTCTACGGCGAGCACAAGGGCCGGCGCCTCACGGTGCAGGACGTGTTCGAGGCGATCGGCGCCTTCAACGCGGGCAAGATCGACGCGCGCGAGCTGAACGCGATCGAGAACCGTGCCTGCCCCGGCGCCGGCGCCTGCGGCGGCCAGTTCACCGCCAACACGATGGCGACGGCGTTCGAGATGCTGGGCGTCTCGCCGATGGGATTCAACGGCGTGCCCGCGGTGGATCCGCGCAAGGAGGAGATCGCCTTCGAGGCCGGCAAGCTCGTCATGGAGCTCCTCGGCAAGGGCGTCCGGCCGCGTCAGATCATCACGAAGAAGGCGCTCTACAACGCGATCGCCGGCGTGATGGCGACGGGTGGTTCGACCAACGCCGTCCTGCACCTCCTGGCCGTCGCGCGTGAGGCGGGCGTTCGCCTGACGATCGACGAGTTCGACAAGGTCTCGCGCAAGACGCCGCTCCTCGCCGACCTCAAGCCGTGGGGCGGCTACACGGCGCCCGAGATGTACGAGGCGGGCGGGATGGGCGTCGTCGCCAAGCGCCTGCTCGACGCCGGCCTGCTGCACGCGGACGAGCTGACGGTCACCGGCAGGACGATCGGCGACGAGGCGCGCGCGGCCCGCGAGACGCCGGGCCAGAAGGTGATCCGCCCGCTCTCGAACCCGATCGCCAGGCACGGCGGCCTCGCGATCCTGCGCGGCAACTTAGCACCCGACGGGTGCGTGGCGAAGCTCGCGGGCCACGCCGAGCAGCTCTTCCGGGGCAAGGCGCGCGTGTTCGATCGCGAGGAGGACGCGTTCGTCGCGGTGAAGGCCGGTCGGGTCAAGGCCGGCGACTTCGTCGTGATCCGTTACGAGGGGCCGAAGGGCGGACCGGGCATGCGCGAGATGCTCCAGGTGACCGGCGCGATCCAGGGCGCCGGGCTCGGCGGGAGCGTCGCGCTGCTGACCGACGGACGGTTCTCCGGCGCCAGCCACGGCTTCATGGTCGGCCACGTCGCGCCCGAGGCGGCCGTCGGCGGGCCGATCGCCGCCGTGAAGAACGGCGACGCGATCGTGCTCGACGTGAAGCGGCGGCGGCTCGACGTCCAGCTCTCGGCCGCCGAACTGAAGAAGCGGCTGCGGGCGGTGCGGCGCCCGAAGCCGCGCTACACGTGGGGCGCCATGGCGAAGTACGCGCGCCTCGTCTCGAGCGCCTCCGATGGCGCCATCACCGGCTGA
- the queG gene encoding tRNA epoxyqueuosine(34) reductase QueG, with translation MTLLGLALAEAVKARARELGFDGVAIGAAGPPPHGGAFTRWLDAGYAGTMEYLARGGADRLDPARLLPACRSAIAVALSYSRGDDAGWDGVARYARGHDYHELMRPRLAGLADFVRTAAGPGTRCRAAVDTSAILERDVAARAGLGWVGKNTNLLAPSLGSYFFIGVVLTTAELEPDAAQPDRCGTCTACLDACPTQAFVAPYVLDARRCIAYLTIEHRGDVPRELREGIGEWLFGCDVCQEVCPWNRKTPPGREAALAPAGPLPPLEELLALDDDAFRARFRHTPLWRAKRSGLLRNAAIVLGNRGDARAVQALEKALEDDDEAVRRAAAWALGRIRARAEASER, from the coding sequence GTGACGCTGCTCGGCCTGGCGCTCGCCGAGGCGGTCAAGGCGCGGGCGCGCGAGCTCGGGTTCGACGGGGTCGCGATCGGCGCGGCGGGCCCGCCGCCGCACGGCGGCGCCTTCACGCGCTGGCTCGACGCGGGCTACGCCGGGACGATGGAGTACCTCGCGCGCGGCGGGGCCGACCGGCTCGACCCGGCGCGCCTCCTGCCGGCCTGCCGCTCGGCGATCGCCGTCGCCCTCTCCTACTCGCGCGGGGACGACGCGGGGTGGGACGGCGTGGCGCGCTACGCGCGGGGCCACGACTACCACGAGCTCATGCGCCCGCGGCTCGCCGGGCTCGCCGACTTCGTCCGCACCGCGGCCGGCCCCGGCACGCGGTGCCGCGCCGCCGTGGACACGAGCGCGATCCTCGAGCGCGACGTCGCGGCCCGCGCCGGGCTCGGCTGGGTCGGCAAGAACACGAACCTGCTCGCGCCCTCGCTCGGCTCGTACTTCTTCATCGGCGTCGTCCTCACGACGGCGGAGCTCGAGCCGGACGCGGCGCAGCCTGACCGCTGCGGCACCTGCACCGCCTGCCTCGATGCCTGCCCGACGCAGGCGTTCGTCGCGCCCTACGTGCTCGACGCCCGGCGCTGCATCGCCTACCTGACGATCGAGCACCGCGGCGACGTCCCGCGGGAGCTGCGGGAGGGGATCGGCGAGTGGCTCTTCGGCTGCGACGTCTGCCAGGAGGTCTGCCCGTGGAACCGCAAGACGCCGCCCGGGCGCGAGGCCGCGCTCGCTCCCGCGGGGCCGCTCCCGCCGCTCGAGGAGCTGCTCGCCCTCGACGACGATGCCTTCCGCGCGCGCTTCAGGCACACGCCCCTCTGGCGGGCCAAGCGCTCCGGCCTCCTCAGAAACGCGGCGATCGTCCTCGGCAACCGCGGCGACGCGCGCGCGGTGCAGGCACTCGAGAAGGCCCTCGAGGACGACGACGAGGCCGTTCGCCGCGCCGCCGCGTGGGCCCTCGGGCGGATCCGCGCGCGCGCCGAGGCGAGCGAAAGATGA
- a CDS encoding extracellular solute-binding protein, translated as MRDHNVNRRQFLKTTGAGALAAGVGANVIVPGRARAAKKTLKILQWVHFVPAYDEWFNKKLAKEWGEKNDTEVIVDNIGIAGINPRATAEVAAQKGHDLFLFNWPPPSFEEQTVDLKDVYQEVERKVGRPVDLGIKSTYNPKTKRYYAFSPSFTPDPLNYRQDLFSQVGLPNGPRSWDDVRTAGAKIKKQFGNPVGIGLANEIDTAMAMRTIMYAFGAHEQDAAGNLILNSKETLEAIKFVKALFQETMTDEVFTWDASSNNRAMLAGKISVALNAISITRVAEKENPDISRKIQLTKALRGPVRAIGLEHVMQCYVVWKFADNIEGAKKFLIDYTTDFRQAFLAGEFYDFPSFPKTVPDLAKLISNDPKAHPPDKYKVFDDVLSWATNVGYPGYANAAIDEIYGTWVLNVMFAKAASGAASPEDALREADAACKRIFGKWKEKGLV; from the coding sequence ATGCGCGACCACAACGTGAACCGCCGACAGTTCCTCAAGACGACCGGCGCGGGCGCGCTGGCCGCGGGCGTCGGGGCGAACGTCATCGTTCCCGGGCGGGCCCGCGCGGCGAAGAAGACGCTCAAAATCCTGCAGTGGGTCCACTTCGTCCCCGCCTACGACGAGTGGTTCAACAAGAAGCTCGCCAAGGAGTGGGGCGAGAAGAACGACACCGAGGTGATCGTGGACAACATCGGCATCGCCGGGATCAACCCCCGGGCGACGGCCGAGGTGGCCGCGCAGAAGGGCCACGACCTGTTCCTGTTCAACTGGCCGCCGCCCTCCTTCGAGGAGCAGACGGTGGACCTGAAGGACGTCTACCAGGAGGTCGAGAGAAAGGTCGGCAGGCCGGTCGACCTCGGCATCAAGAGCACCTACAACCCGAAGACCAAGAGGTACTACGCCTTCTCGCCGTCCTTCACGCCGGACCCGTTGAACTACCGGCAGGATCTCTTCAGCCAGGTGGGCCTGCCGAACGGGCCGCGGTCGTGGGACGACGTGCGCACGGCGGGCGCGAAGATCAAGAAGCAGTTCGGCAACCCCGTCGGCATCGGACTCGCCAACGAGATCGACACCGCGATGGCCATGCGGACCATCATGTACGCCTTCGGGGCCCACGAGCAGGACGCCGCCGGCAACCTGATACTCAATTCCAAGGAGACGCTCGAGGCCATCAAGTTCGTCAAGGCCCTGTTCCAGGAAACCATGACCGACGAGGTGTTCACCTGGGACGCGTCCTCCAACAACCGGGCCATGCTGGCCGGGAAGATCTCCGTGGCGCTCAACGCCATCTCGATCACGCGGGTCGCCGAGAAGGAGAACCCGGACATCTCCAGGAAGATCCAGCTCACCAAGGCGCTGCGCGGGCCGGTGCGGGCGATCGGGCTCGAGCACGTCATGCAGTGCTACGTCGTGTGGAAGTTCGCCGACAACATCGAGGGGGCGAAGAAGTTCCTGATCGATTACACGACAGACTTCCGGCAGGCCTTCCTCGCGGGCGAGTTCTACGACTTCCCGTCCTTCCCGAAGACGGTGCCGGATCTGGCCAAGCTGATCTCCAACGATCCCAAGGCCCACCCGCCGGACAAGTACAAGGTCTTCGACGACGTCCTCAGTTGGGCGACCAACGTGGGCTATCCGGGCTACGCCAACGCGGCCATCGACGAGATCTACGGCACCTGGGTGCTGAACGTGATGTTCGCCAAGGCGGCCAGCGGCGCCGCGTCGCCAGAGGACGCGCTCAGGGAGGCCGACGCCGCCTGCAAGCGGATCTTCGGCAAGTGGAAGGAGAAGGGGCTGGTCTAA
- the def gene encoding peptide deformylase: MAILKVARLGHPVLRRPARPLSPDEVRTPEVQRLIDDMIETMREYEGAGLAANQVHTPKQVAVIEVLGNPRYPDAPEVPLTVLINPVVTPLTEELEDGWEGCLSVPEMRGVVPRHTAVRLQCLDREGRPVDLVAKEFFARVIQHETDHLNGIVYLDRMRDLSTLSHTAEWNKHWLGSREQHD; encoded by the coding sequence ATGGCGATCCTGAAAGTCGCGCGGCTCGGCCACCCGGTGCTCCGCCGGCCGGCGCGGCCGCTGTCGCCCGACGAGGTTCGCACCCCCGAGGTCCAGCGGCTCATCGACGACATGATCGAGACCATGCGCGAGTACGAAGGCGCCGGGCTTGCCGCGAACCAGGTGCACACGCCCAAGCAGGTCGCGGTCATCGAGGTGCTCGGCAACCCGCGTTACCCCGACGCCCCCGAGGTCCCGCTCACGGTGCTGATCAACCCCGTGGTGACGCCGCTCACGGAGGAGTTGGAGGACGGCTGGGAGGGCTGCCTCTCGGTGCCCGAGATGCGCGGGGTCGTGCCGCGCCATACCGCCGTGCGGCTCCAGTGTCTCGACCGCGAGGGGCGGCCGGTGGACCTCGTCGCCAAGGAGTTCTTCGCGCGCGTCATCCAGCACGAGACCGATCACCTCAACGGCATCGTCTACCTCGACCGGATGCGCGACCTCTCGACGCTCAGCCACACCGCCGAGTGGAACAAGCACTGGCTCGGCAGCCGTGAGCAGCACGACTAG
- a CDS encoding ABC transporter ATP-binding protein, producing MATVEARQVRKLFGEVRAVDGVDLVTREGEFLVLLGPSGCGKTTLLRMIAGLEQPSSGEILIGGRVVNDLPPRARKIAMVFQSYALYPHMTVFKNIAFPLKAQGVPREEIPKKVEWATALFGIGHLLQRKPRQLSGGERQRVALARAVVREPAVFLLDEPLSNLDAKLRTSARDELQQFQRRLGTTTIYVTHDQIEAMGLGDRIVVMQGGRVRQSGTPTEVYDEPADTFVAEFLGSPPMNIVEAGDVLLGFRPEHFLPKETQDVAGRYTVLPFRVTRVENLGADRLLYGALEGKLDAVRVIARLPSTLGTAVQAGQRYDFAVREKDLKFFDKRSGLRTSPRPL from the coding sequence ATGGCCACGGTAGAAGCGCGACAGGTGCGCAAGCTATTCGGCGAGGTTCGCGCCGTGGACGGCGTCGACCTCGTCACGCGCGAGGGCGAATTCCTCGTGCTCCTCGGCCCGTCCGGCTGCGGAAAGACCACGCTGCTCCGGATGATCGCGGGCCTCGAGCAGCCGAGCTCGGGGGAGATCCTCATCGGCGGGCGGGTCGTGAACGACCTGCCGCCGCGGGCGCGGAAGATCGCGATGGTCTTCCAGAGCTACGCGCTCTACCCGCACATGACGGTGTTCAAGAACATCGCCTTCCCGCTGAAGGCCCAGGGCGTGCCGAGGGAGGAGATCCCGAAGAAGGTCGAGTGGGCGACGGCGCTGTTCGGGATCGGTCACCTCCTGCAGCGCAAGCCGCGCCAGCTCTCCGGCGGTGAGCGCCAGCGGGTCGCGCTGGCGCGCGCGGTCGTCCGCGAGCCCGCGGTGTTCCTCCTCGACGAGCCGCTCTCCAACCTCGACGCCAAGCTCCGGACGTCGGCGCGGGACGAGCTCCAGCAGTTCCAGCGGCGGCTCGGGACCACCACGATCTACGTCACCCACGACCAGATCGAGGCCATGGGCCTCGGCGACCGCATCGTGGTCATGCAGGGGGGCCGTGTGCGGCAGAGCGGCACGCCCACCGAAGTCTACGACGAGCCGGCCGACACCTTCGTGGCGGAGTTCCTCGGCTCTCCGCCGATGAACATCGTGGAGGCGGGCGACGTGCTGCTGGGCTTCCGGCCCGAGCACTTCCTGCCCAAGGAGACGCAGGATGTCGCCGGGCGTTACACGGTCCTGCCGTTCCGGGTGACGCGCGTGGAGAACCTCGGCGCCGACCGGCTCCTCTACGGCGCGCTCGAAGGCAAGCTCGACGCCGTGCGCGTCATCGCCCGGCTCCCGTCCACCCTCGGCACGGCGGTCCAGGCCGGGCAGCGCTACGACTTCGCCGTGCGCGAGAAAGACCTCAAGTTCTTCGACAAGCGCTCGGGGCTCAGAACGAGCCCCCGCCCGCTCTGA
- a CDS encoding VOC family protein yields the protein MRVRRLDHFGVDVADLGRAERFYTEVLGMSVHMRLPDQVLLSYADANCALFLKPDRAPADPETIRNPLGKSHHAFEVAPEDLAAAQRLFAERGVPFHAPIDWGDHDCVYFLDPDGNLLELVGYRARG from the coding sequence ATGAGGGTCAGGCGGCTCGATCACTTCGGCGTGGACGTGGCCGACCTCGGACGCGCCGAGCGCTTCTACACCGAGGTGCTGGGCATGAGCGTGCACATGCGCTTGCCGGATCAGGTGCTGCTGAGCTACGCTGACGCCAACTGCGCGCTCTTCTTGAAGCCCGACCGCGCGCCGGCCGATCCCGAGACGATCCGGAACCCGCTCGGCAAGTCGCATCACGCCTTCGAGGTCGCCCCGGAGGACCTGGCCGCGGCGCAGCGGCTCTTCGCCGAGCGCGGCGTCCCGTTCCACGCGCCGATCGACTGGGGCGACCACGACTGCGTCTACTTCCTCGATCCCGACGGCAACCTCCTCGAGCTGGTCGGCTACCGCGCGCGGGGATAG
- a CDS encoding class I SAM-dependent methyltransferase produces MAPSPAEARAPGTDPEGLSPAFLALLEAEPLGELTVLDVGTGAGRLALALAPRARAVVGVDREARLIDEARKAAAAAGVKNARFVVGDVEVEEYAPFKPDMVVAHLCMSDPIAERAGRVLRPGGVFAFVAFHTDQWKETGRPSRFAYGEVGAKRQLKKCGFAVEHLAVERDVSAFETVEQGLAAAVALQEKWKQDGRWFRYVKFLEEGGRTLTRARLVVKARKA; encoded by the coding sequence ATGGCGCCATCACCGGCTGAGGCCCGCGCGCCGGGCACCGACCCCGAGGGGCTGAGCCCGGCCTTCCTCGCGCTCCTCGAGGCCGAGCCGCTCGGCGAGCTGACCGTGCTGGACGTGGGCACGGGCGCGGGCCGACTCGCTCTCGCGCTGGCCCCGCGCGCCCGCGCCGTCGTCGGCGTCGACCGCGAGGCGCGGCTGATCGACGAGGCCCGCAAGGCCGCGGCGGCGGCCGGCGTCAAGAACGCGCGCTTCGTCGTCGGCGACGTCGAGGTCGAGGAGTACGCGCCGTTCAAGCCCGACATGGTCGTCGCGCACCTCTGCATGTCCGACCCGATCGCCGAGCGCGCCGGCCGCGTCCTCAGGCCCGGCGGGGTCTTCGCGTTCGTCGCGTTCCACACCGACCAGTGGAAGGAGACCGGCCGCCCGTCGCGCTTCGCCTACGGCGAGGTCGGGGCGAAGCGCCAGCTGAAGAAGTGCGGCTTCGCCGTCGAGCACCTGGCGGTCGAGCGCGACGTGAGCGCGTTCGAGACGGTCGAGCAAGGGCTCGCCGCGGCCGTCGCGCTCCAGGAGAAGTGGAAGCAGGACGGCCGCTGGTTTCGCTACGTGAAGTTCCTCGAGGAGGGCGGGCGCACGCTGACGCGCGCGCGCCTCGTCGTGAAGGCGCGCAAGGCGTGA